One segment of Syntrophales bacterium DNA contains the following:
- the atpF gene encoding F0F1 ATP synthase subunit B: MKELFSTNPCKRLFARSLLPALMILIVTSSMVYAAGGSGEGSDHGGQLLDFGWRVINFAILVGLLYWLLKDKIKEFFSGRRTDIKLSLEEAMAAKEEAEKKFKEYSAKLDKATEEINEISEMIRAQGLAEKEKIIENAKITAERMKDDAQSRIEQETKKAKSQLRTEVVELSIQMAEEILKKNILEKDHENIVEDYLKSMSSQTRSGQTDT; this comes from the coding sequence ATGAAAGAATTGTTTTCAACAAATCCATGCAAGCGACTTTTCGCACGTTCCCTGCTACCCGCTTTGATGATTCTGATTGTAACTTCCTCAATGGTTTACGCTGCAGGAGGGTCCGGTGAGGGCTCCGATCATGGCGGTCAATTGCTCGACTTTGGATGGAGGGTTATAAACTTTGCTATACTTGTCGGACTTCTTTACTGGCTGCTTAAAGACAAGATAAAGGAATTTTTCTCCGGAAGGCGGACGGACATCAAACTTTCTCTGGAAGAAGCAATGGCCGCGAAGGAGGAAGCTGAAAAGAAATTTAAAGAGTACTCCGCTAAACTGGACAAGGCTACGGAGGAGATTAATGAAATCTCTGAGATGATACGGGCACAGGGATTGGCAGAAAAGGAAAAGATTATTGAAAATGCCAAAATAACTGCTGAGAGGATGAAAGACGATGCCCAGTCCAGAATTGAACAGGAGACCAAGAAGGCTAAAAGTCAATTAAGGACTGAGGTGGTTGAACTTTCCATTCAGATGGCTGAAGAAATTCTCAAAAAGAACATTTTAGAAAAAGATCACGAAAATATAGTTGAAGATTATCTGAAGAGCATGTCTTCGCAAACTCGT